The following coding sequences are from one Thermostaphylospora chromogena window:
- a CDS encoding aminotransferase class I/II-fold pyridoxal phosphate-dependent enzyme, translating into MTVSGGWTRLQPKLEATRRRVRSLESEPDRRNSFMPYTPERDSAYVDLDGQRLLMMSGYSYLGLSGDERVVAAAKAAMDVYGTGAHGVRALAGSLPLHEELEAEVARVAEREAALVFSSGYAANVGTVGALCGPGDTVFIDKYDHASIVDGCQLSGATVTRFRHNDPDHLDRRLRASDPSGVRLVIVDSVYSMDGDIAPLPELREVCDAHDALLMVDEAHALGVIGATGKGIEEHFGGSVRVDVKLGTLSKAIPATGGWVAGSAELIEHLRYQARPFLFSAALAPAQAGAALEALRILQREPERVAHVQRESARLRTILTEAGMRTGQSETAVIPLIAGSDERAYDYATACRKAGVIGLPVVSPAVPNTLARLRIAVTARHSTADIDVAAEAFLTAARQCRLIEA; encoded by the coding sequence GTGACTGTTTCTGGAGGATGGACACGGCTCCAGCCCAAGCTGGAAGCCACCCGCCGACGCGTCCGGTCGCTTGAGTCGGAGCCCGACCGCCGTAACAGCTTCATGCCGTACACCCCCGAGCGTGACAGCGCATACGTCGACCTCGACGGTCAGCGGCTGTTGATGATGTCCGGCTACAGCTACCTCGGCCTGAGCGGGGACGAGCGGGTCGTCGCGGCGGCGAAGGCCGCCATGGACGTCTACGGCACCGGCGCGCACGGCGTACGCGCCCTCGCCGGCTCGCTTCCCCTGCACGAGGAGCTGGAGGCCGAGGTCGCCCGGGTCGCCGAGCGGGAGGCCGCGCTGGTCTTCAGCTCGGGATACGCGGCCAACGTCGGCACCGTCGGCGCCCTGTGCGGGCCCGGCGACACCGTCTTCATCGACAAGTACGACCACGCCAGCATCGTGGACGGCTGCCAGCTCAGCGGAGCCACGGTGACCCGGTTCCGGCACAACGACCCCGACCACCTCGACCGCCGTCTGCGGGCGTCCGATCCCTCCGGGGTGCGGTTGGTGATCGTGGACAGCGTCTACTCGATGGACGGCGACATCGCGCCGCTGCCGGAACTGCGCGAGGTGTGCGACGCCCACGACGCCCTGCTCATGGTCGACGAGGCGCACGCGCTGGGCGTGATCGGCGCGACCGGCAAGGGCATCGAGGAGCACTTCGGCGGGTCGGTCAGGGTCGACGTCAAACTGGGGACCCTGTCCAAGGCGATCCCGGCGACCGGCGGCTGGGTCGCCGGCTCGGCTGAACTGATCGAACACCTGAGGTATCAGGCCCGGCCGTTCCTGTTCTCGGCCGCGCTGGCGCCGGCGCAGGCCGGTGCGGCGCTGGAGGCCCTGCGCATCCTCCAGCGCGAGCCCGAGCGTGTCGCCCACGTGCAGCGCGAGTCGGCGCGGTTGCGCACGATCCTCACCGAGGCCGGGATGCGGACCGGTCAGAGCGAGACCGCGGTGATCCCGCTCATCGCCGGTTCCGACGAGCGCGCCTACGACTACGCGACGGCGTGCCGCAAAGCGGGGGTGATCGGCCTGCCGGTGGTCTCCCCCGCGGTGCCCAACACGCTGGCCCGGCTGCGCATCGCGGTCACGGCCCGCCATTCGACGGCCGACATCGACGTCGCGGCGGAGGCCTTCCTCACCGCGGCCCGCCAGTGCCGCCTGATCGAGGCCTGA
- a CDS encoding beta-ketoacyl-[acyl-carrier-protein] synthase family protein: MEPDVVITGMGVVTPAGCTLQRLWDGLMSGRSTAAPLDHFDTGRHAVRFGCRVRGFDDTDVLTPKQARRMDPFARYGLTAAVSAYRDAGSPSPDPGRAAVVVGNAVGGRWTSDQESRNYVERGPQGVNPMMPFMTMPNAVAALIAIHLGWQGPALSIATTCASGADAIGQALRLLRSGSVDVVLAGGCESTLTPVTLAAFGNLNALSTRNDAPERACRPFDVDRDGFVMGEGAGFVLMERQADARARGARPYAAVTGYAATTDAHHIAQPAPDGSGAVAAMSAAIASAGLLPSDIVHVNAHGTATRHNDRIEALALRKVFGPGGPPVTATKGVTGHLMGAAGTVETIATVLALREATVPPTANHEQIEPGMEIDVVHGSPRPITPGPALSNSFGFGGHNSCLVVEPR; encoded by the coding sequence GTGGAACCCGACGTAGTGATCACCGGCATGGGAGTGGTCACTCCCGCCGGCTGCACCCTGCAACGGCTGTGGGACGGACTGATGAGCGGCAGGTCCACAGCGGCACCGCTCGACCACTTCGACACCGGGCGGCACGCCGTCCGGTTCGGCTGCCGGGTCCGGGGGTTCGACGACACCGACGTGCTGACACCGAAGCAGGCCCGCCGGATGGACCCGTTCGCCCGCTACGGCCTCACCGCCGCGGTGTCGGCCTATCGGGACGCCGGCTCCCCCTCCCCCGACCCCGGCCGGGCGGCCGTCGTGGTCGGCAACGCCGTGGGCGGACGGTGGACCAGCGACCAGGAGAGCCGCAACTACGTCGAACGCGGGCCGCAGGGGGTCAACCCCATGATGCCGTTCATGACCATGCCCAACGCGGTCGCGGCGCTCATCGCGATCCACCTGGGCTGGCAGGGGCCCGCCCTGTCCATCGCCACGACCTGCGCCAGCGGCGCCGACGCCATCGGGCAGGCGCTGCGGCTGCTGCGCAGCGGCAGCGTGGACGTGGTTCTCGCGGGCGGCTGCGAGTCGACCCTCACCCCGGTCACCCTGGCCGCTTTCGGCAATCTCAATGCGCTGTCCACCCGCAACGACGCCCCGGAACGCGCCTGCCGTCCCTTCGACGTCGACCGCGACGGCTTCGTGATGGGAGAGGGCGCCGGGTTCGTGCTGATGGAACGCCAGGCGGACGCCCGGGCCCGCGGTGCCCGGCCCTACGCGGCGGTGACCGGTTACGCGGCGACCACCGACGCCCACCACATCGCGCAGCCCGCACCGGACGGCTCGGGGGCCGTCGCCGCCATGTCGGCCGCCATCGCCTCGGCCGGGCTCCTGCCGTCGGACATCGTGCATGTCAACGCCCACGGCACCGCCACCCGGCACAACGACCGGATCGAGGCCCTCGCCCTGCGGAAGGTGTTCGGCCCCGGCGGTCCCCCGGTGACCGCGACCAAGGGGGTGACGGGCCACCTCATGGGAGCCGCCGGAACGGTCGAGACGATCGCCACCGTGCTCGCCCTGCGCGAGGCCACGGTGCCGCCCACCGCCAATCACGAACAGATCGAACCTGGAATGGAGATCGACGTGGTACACGGATCCCCGCGGCCGATCACGCCCGGCCCGGCGCTGTCCAACTCGTTCGGGTTCGGCGGTCACAACTCCTGCCTGGTGGTGGAACCGCGATGA
- a CDS encoding MaoC/PaaZ C-terminal domain-containing protein: MTAPATSSAATAVFHDTRTVTAEEIGRHRAAVRSMIGAAHEPDPAVQASPVYPFVLASGASDRIIGELIGATDERPALVHLTQEILVHRPVRPGELITVGVRPLGARREPRGVRLALRCELSAGEDTPVATLVTGALLVGADTPEPFGEFPASAAPSPAGEQAEPIHVTHRLTTETIRRYAEASGDHNPIHLDADAARAAGFPGVIAHGMSVVALACEEVIDRYAAGDATRIRGVGVRFSAPVLPGEPVDLTMRPDRNMVGFAVRTPRGPALKNGWVTFFEERNPHG, from the coding sequence ATGACCGCTCCCGCCACGAGCTCCGCCGCTACCGCGGTCTTCCACGACACCCGCACGGTCACCGCCGAAGAGATCGGGCGTCACCGCGCCGCGGTCCGTTCGATGATCGGAGCGGCGCACGAGCCGGACCCGGCCGTGCAGGCTTCGCCGGTGTACCCGTTCGTGCTCGCATCCGGCGCATCCGACCGGATCATCGGCGAATTGATCGGCGCGACGGACGAACGGCCCGCGTTGGTGCACCTCACCCAGGAGATCCTGGTGCATCGGCCGGTGCGCCCCGGCGAGCTGATCACGGTCGGCGTCCGCCCGCTCGGCGCCCGCCGCGAGCCCCGCGGCGTACGGCTGGCCCTGCGCTGCGAACTGTCGGCGGGAGAGGATACGCCGGTCGCCACGCTGGTGACCGGGGCGCTGCTGGTCGGCGCCGACACGCCGGAGCCGTTCGGGGAGTTCCCCGCCTCCGCCGCGCCCTCCCCCGCCGGGGAGCAGGCCGAGCCGATCCACGTCACCCACCGGCTCACCACCGAGACGATCCGCCGCTACGCCGAGGCGTCCGGGGACCACAACCCGATCCATCTCGACGCCGACGCCGCGCGCGCGGCCGGTTTCCCCGGTGTCATCGCGCACGGCATGAGCGTGGTGGCGCTGGCCTGCGAGGAGGTGATCGACCGGTACGCCGCCGGCGACGCCACCCGGATCCGCGGGGTGGGCGTGCGTTTCTCCGCACCGGTGCTGCCCGGCGAGCCCGTCGACCTCACCATGCGGCCGGACCGGAACATGGTCGGCTTCGCCGTGCGCACCCCGCGCGGCCCCGCGTTGAAGAACGGCTGGGTGACCTTCTTCGAGGAGCGGAACCCCCATGGTTGA
- a CDS encoding AMP-binding protein, whose product MVDELTLVERITRHSRLRPDAPALVWHEREVSYGELHGMARRAHDRIDRLGLAPGEPVGVDAAKSPETVALILACLLARRPFLLPGTALAEQTRATLLAQAGCRYVLSADGTARAPRPTGEGQTGPVAAETPADGVSFMLTTSGSTGLPKIVPLGGDAVDRFVAWAGPAFGIGPGVSVLNYAPLSFDLCLLDVWTTLAHGGRVVLVDPDRAADGRHLLDLLARHRIQVVQAVPMFFGLLLGAAGPQTAFDTVERVLFTGDAIGERTLAELPRLFPAARLYNVYGCTETNDSFVWEAPADPAALPAGPVPIGTPLPGVRAFILDERGDVLTGPGTGELYVSTPFQTAGYLGRARHSGKFGPHPLGEDDRTYFRTGDLVRRDAEGRIHLVGRSDFQVKVRGVAINTAEVERVLMDHPEVLEAAVVAEPDPLTGRRLLAVVRRAPASRLNSLVLREHCARRLPKPAVPAVMRIVGTPLPKTTSGKVDRNAAKRLHESPRPERRVS is encoded by the coding sequence ATGGTTGACGAGCTCACTCTCGTTGAACGCATCACCCGGCACAGCCGGCTGCGGCCGGACGCCCCAGCGCTGGTGTGGCACGAACGGGAGGTCTCCTACGGCGAGCTGCACGGCATGGCCCGGCGGGCGCACGACCGCATCGACCGGCTCGGTCTCGCCCCCGGCGAACCCGTGGGCGTGGACGCCGCCAAATCCCCGGAGACGGTCGCGCTGATCCTGGCCTGCCTGCTCGCCCGCAGACCCTTCCTGCTTCCGGGGACGGCGCTGGCCGAGCAGACCCGGGCGACACTGCTCGCCCAGGCCGGCTGCCGCTACGTGCTCAGCGCCGACGGCACGGCACGGGCCCCCCGGCCCACCGGCGAGGGGCAGACCGGACCCGTGGCGGCCGAGACGCCCGCCGACGGCGTCTCGTTCATGTTGACCACCTCGGGATCCACCGGCCTGCCCAAGATCGTTCCCCTCGGCGGGGACGCCGTGGACCGTTTCGTGGCGTGGGCCGGTCCGGCGTTCGGGATCGGCCCGGGCGTATCGGTGCTCAACTACGCCCCGCTCAGTTTCGACCTGTGCCTGCTCGACGTGTGGACGACCCTGGCCCACGGCGGCCGGGTGGTCCTGGTCGACCCCGACCGCGCCGCCGACGGCCGCCACCTGCTGGACCTGCTCGCCCGGCACCGGATCCAGGTGGTGCAGGCGGTGCCGATGTTCTTCGGTCTGCTGCTCGGCGCCGCCGGGCCGCAGACGGCGTTCGACACCGTCGAACGGGTGCTGTTCACCGGCGACGCCATCGGCGAGCGCACGCTCGCCGAACTGCCCCGGCTGTTCCCCGCGGCGCGGCTGTACAACGTCTACGGCTGCACCGAGACCAACGACAGCTTCGTCTGGGAGGCGCCCGCCGACCCGGCCGCGCTGCCCGCGGGCCCGGTGCCGATCGGTACTCCGCTGCCCGGCGTGCGCGCCTTCATCCTCGACGAGCGCGGGGACGTGCTCACCGGTCCGGGGACCGGCGAGCTGTACGTCTCCACCCCTTTCCAGACGGCCGGCTACCTCGGCCGGGCACGCCACTCCGGAAAGTTCGGGCCGCACCCGCTGGGCGAGGACGACCGGACGTACTTCCGCACCGGGGATCTGGTCCGCCGGGACGCCGAAGGGCGGATCCACCTGGTGGGACGCAGCGACTTCCAGGTCAAGGTGCGCGGTGTGGCGATCAACACCGCCGAGGTGGAGCGCGTCCTCATGGACCATCCGGAGGTGCTGGAGGCGGCGGTGGTGGCCGAGCCCGACCCGCTGACCGGCCGCCGCCTGCTGGCGGTGGTACGGCGCGCCCCGGCGAGCCGGCTGAACAGCCTGGTACTCCGCGAGCACTGCGCCCGCCGTCTGCCCAAGCCGGCCGTCCCGGCCGTCATGCGGATCGTCGGGACCCCCCTCCCCAAGACCACCTCCGGAAAGGTCGACCGGAACGCGGCGAAACGTCTGCACGAGTCACCCCGACCCGAAAGAAGAGTCTCATGA
- a CDS encoding phosphopantetheine-binding protein, translated as MSRIDLIKQFVIDEFLPDVSADELAADYDLLTGGVMDSLGLLKLIAWIEDRIGAPVSDTDLDPDNFRTVAAIDAFMEAASGQRVAKG; from the coding sequence ATGAGCCGCATCGATTTGATCAAGCAATTCGTCATCGATGAGTTCCTGCCCGACGTGTCCGCCGACGAGCTCGCCGCCGACTACGACCTGCTGACCGGCGGCGTCATGGACAGCCTCGGCCTGCTCAAACTGATCGCCTGGATCGAGGACCGCATCGGAGCCCCCGTCAGCGACACCGATCTGGACCCGGACAACTTCCGCACCGTCGCGGCCATCGACGCCTTCATGGAGGCCGCGAGCGGGCAGCGAGTCGCGAAGGGCTGA
- a CDS encoding anthranilate phosphoribosyltransferase yields MHEAITALLDHGDGPGPDGWRSLWDRLEDGALDRAEVAVLLTALAVRLPDGRTLRDLVASLRERAPAVTGSWPGSVNIVGSGGGPGTFNISTAAAFVAAAMGVPVVKTGSRAYTSVAGSVDLLDRLGIGLTTSPAHTEDALERFGIAFAGQYVYPPVLTRLARSILPLSVRPFGRFFNTVGPFLPALPVTAQVTGVSRRVPLAGLRELARAVTDRTIWLCANDLGADELIGFADNTIYPNDGHEPIRLPSGTLTTGGTLDDLRPATDPGSLTAHFLDVVSGAGNETATQTVCLNAAALAVAGGHLLDWHEAMDAALDAVHSGAARALLDRVRAQRTGRTRSPAVAHG; encoded by the coding sequence GTGCACGAGGCGATCACGGCTCTGCTCGATCACGGGGACGGTCCCGGACCGGACGGCTGGCGGTCGCTGTGGGATCGGCTGGAGGACGGCGCCCTCGACCGGGCCGAGGTCGCCGTCCTGCTCACGGCGCTGGCCGTCAGGCTCCCCGACGGCCGGACCCTGCGTGACCTGGTGGCCTCGCTGCGCGAGCGGGCCCCCGCGGTGACCGGGTCTTGGCCCGGCTCGGTCAACATCGTGGGCAGCGGCGGCGGCCCCGGCACGTTCAACATCTCCACCGCGGCGGCGTTCGTCGCGGCGGCCATGGGGGTGCCGGTGGTGAAGACCGGCTCCCGCGCCTACACCAGCGTCGCCGGCTCGGTCGACCTGCTGGACCGGCTGGGCATCGGCCTGACGACCTCACCCGCGCACACCGAGGACGCCCTGGAGCGCTTCGGCATCGCCTTCGCCGGCCAGTACGTCTACCCGCCGGTGCTGACCCGCCTGGCCCGGAGCATCCTGCCGCTGAGCGTCCGGCCGTTCGGCCGCTTCTTCAACACGGTCGGCCCGTTCCTGCCCGCGCTGCCGGTGACGGCTCAGGTGACCGGGGTGTCCCGGCGCGTGCCGCTGGCCGGCCTGCGCGAGCTGGCCCGGGCCGTGACCGACCGCACCATCTGGCTGTGCGCCAACGATCTGGGAGCCGACGAGCTGATCGGCTTCGCCGACAACACGATCTACCCCAACGACGGGCATGAGCCGATACGGCTGCCGTCCGGCACCCTGACCACCGGTGGAACGCTCGACGATCTGCGCCCGGCGACCGACCCCGGATCGCTGACCGCCCACTTCCTGGACGTCGTCTCCGGCGCCGGGAACGAGACGGCCACGCAGACCGTCTGCTTGAACGCCGCGGCGCTGGCCGTCGCCGGGGGGCATCTGCTCGATTGGCATGAGGCGATGGACGCCGCGCTCGACGCCGTGCACAGCGGCGCGGCGCGTGCCCTGCTGGACCGTGTGCGGGCACAGCGGACCGGCCGCACCCGTTCGCCGGCGGTGGCGCATGGGTGA
- the trpA gene encoding tryptophan synthase subunit alpha produces the protein MGEFFTGRHRGEPGLAVFLNAGDPPLPVLADLTLMLDERGVDCLELAVPFPGSVTDGPVVRRSAERALAQDVDLDTTLRFVAEIRPRLRRLRIALLADWSHSVKGRPLTSFLGDVAASGADGLLVHALPPRLRADYHAAAAQAGLPVVTTCYHGVSSPAVLAEAAAHASAYLYLVASYGRSGTAPAAGYGDLARTVTRLRGLTRAPIAVGFGVRTRTDVAAIYASGADAAIVGSAGVARLEHALAAGRDAVAEFQDFIRSIQIVPDTTIGSSARD, from the coding sequence ATGGGTGAGTTCTTCACCGGGCGGCACCGGGGCGAACCGGGACTGGCGGTGTTCCTCAACGCCGGTGATCCGCCGCTGCCCGTGCTCGCGGACCTGACCTTGATGCTCGACGAACGCGGTGTCGACTGCCTGGAGCTGGCCGTGCCCTTCCCCGGGTCGGTCACCGACGGACCGGTCGTCCGCCGTTCCGCCGAGCGCGCACTCGCCCAAGACGTCGACCTGGACACGACGTTGCGGTTCGTCGCCGAGATCCGGCCCCGGCTGCGACGGCTGCGGATCGCGCTGCTCGCCGACTGGAGCCACTCGGTCAAGGGCAGGCCGCTCACGTCGTTCCTCGGCGACGTCGCCGCCTCGGGTGCGGACGGCCTGCTCGTGCACGCCCTGCCGCCCCGGCTGCGGGCCGACTACCACGCCGCGGCCGCCCAGGCGGGACTGCCCGTCGTGACGACCTGCTACCACGGGGTCTCCTCCCCCGCCGTGCTGGCCGAGGCGGCGGCGCACGCCTCGGCGTACCTGTACCTCGTCGCCAGCTACGGCCGCAGCGGCACCGCGCCCGCCGCGGGCTACGGCGACCTGGCCCGCACCGTCACCCGGCTGCGCGGGCTGACCCGCGCACCGATCGCCGTCGGCTTCGGCGTGCGGACGCGCACGGACGTGGCGGCGATCTACGCGAGCGGCGCCGACGCGGCGATCGTCGGATCCGCGGGCGTCGCGCGGCTCGAGCACGCCCTCGCCGCCGGCCGCGACGCGGTCGCTGAATTCCAGGACTTCATCCGATCCATCCAGATAGTTCCCGACACCACCATCGGTTCTTCTGCGAGGGATTGA
- a CDS encoding ectoine synthase, translating to MIIRNIENVRTVDWGNGLSRRFLLESDGMGYTITDTTVRAGTKSRLEYRNHLEACYCIEGSGEVIDMAGTSHPITPGTLYALDQHDPHFLVASPHEDLRLVCVFTPALRGDETHDLSGDGFSHY from the coding sequence ATGATCATCCGCAACATCGAGAACGTCCGGACCGTGGACTGGGGCAACGGCCTGAGCCGGCGATTCCTCCTCGAATCCGACGGCATGGGCTACACCATCACCGACACGACGGTCCGCGCCGGCACCAAGTCGCGGCTGGAGTACCGCAACCACCTCGAAGCCTGCTACTGCATCGAAGGCTCCGGCGAGGTGATCGACATGGCGGGGACCTCGCATCCCATCACCCCCGGCACCCTGTACGCGCTGGACCAGCACGACCCGCACTTCCTGGTGGCCAGCCCGCACGAGGACCTGCGGCTGGTGTGCGTGTTCACCCCCGCCCTGCGCGGCGACGAGACGCACGACCTCAGCGGCGACGGGTTCTCCCACTACTGA
- a CDS encoding acyl-CoA dehydrogenase family protein, with the protein MIDWTSDQIELRAELSRWSEALNADHLERDERGEFSWEAWKLIRRTGILALPFPERWGGLGQDLLTTMYVLEGLGEICRDGGLSFSVTTSMASTGVSLEGFGSAELKDRYLPLICSGEAIGAHAITEPDSGSDALEMRTRAERDGDHFVLHGTKTFVSNGPVADLFVIYARTAPGPGPLGVTAFLVERDTPGLELGRPIKKMGLRTSPMCEVFLDGCRVPASRVIGRVGGGFLVLDHVMKREILFSFVVNAGEMQHRLDRCIAYAKTREQFGKPIGAYQAIANKIVDMKIRLETSRKWLYDTAEKLARGQNVTTELAIAKLVTSESNLASSLAAVQIFGGNGYMTEYGLEKDVRNAVGGPIYSGTNEIQYNRIASMLGL; encoded by the coding sequence GTGATCGATTGGACTTCCGATCAGATCGAGCTGCGCGCCGAGCTGAGCCGCTGGAGCGAGGCGCTCAACGCCGATCACCTGGAACGCGACGAGCGGGGCGAGTTCTCCTGGGAGGCCTGGAAGCTGATCCGGCGGACCGGGATACTCGCCCTGCCCTTCCCCGAGCGGTGGGGCGGGTTGGGACAGGACCTGCTCACCACCATGTACGTGCTGGAGGGGCTCGGGGAGATCTGCCGGGACGGCGGGCTGAGCTTCTCGGTGACGACCAGCATGGCCAGCACCGGCGTCTCCCTGGAGGGCTTCGGCTCGGCCGAGTTGAAAGACAGGTACCTGCCGCTGATCTGCTCGGGGGAGGCCATCGGCGCGCACGCCATCACCGAACCCGACAGCGGCTCCGACGCGCTGGAGATGCGCACCCGCGCCGAACGGGACGGCGACCACTTCGTGCTCCACGGCACCAAGACCTTCGTGAGCAACGGCCCGGTCGCCGACCTGTTCGTCATCTACGCGCGCACCGCTCCGGGGCCGGGCCCGCTGGGCGTCACCGCGTTCCTGGTGGAGCGGGACACTCCCGGATTGGAACTCGGCAGGCCGATCAAGAAGATGGGGCTGCGCACCTCACCGATGTGCGAGGTGTTCCTGGACGGCTGCCGGGTGCCGGCGTCCCGCGTCATCGGCCGCGTCGGGGGCGGATTCCTGGTCCTGGACCACGTGATGAAACGGGAGATCCTGTTCTCGTTCGTGGTCAACGCCGGCGAGATGCAGCACCGGCTCGACCGCTGCATCGCGTACGCCAAGACCCGCGAGCAGTTCGGCAAGCCGATCGGCGCGTACCAGGCGATCGCCAACAAGATCGTGGACATGAAGATCCGCCTGGAGACCTCGCGCAAGTGGCTTTACGACACCGCGGAGAAGCTGGCCCGCGGCCAGAACGTCACCACCGAACTGGCCATCGCCAAGCTCGTGACCAGTGAGAGCAACCTCGCCTCCAGCCTGGCCGCCGTGCAGATCTTCGGCGGCAACGGCTACATGACGGAGTACGGATTGGAGAAGGACGTGCGGAACGCGGTGGGCGGCCCGATCTATTCGGGCACCAACGAGATCCAGTACAACCGCATCGCCTCGATGCTGGGCCTGTGA
- a CDS encoding phosphoribosylanthranilate isomerase, giving the protein MNPPNRVVPHEPAARAVTSPRPVLKVCGATTFHDIDVLAEGGADLVGLWHGIPGGPADLPADRVVTLAGAARSTGRLRPVLVTFLRDVAVLRDVVARSGIRWLQLHAFQPPAVVRALRAALPSEVAIVKVVHVRDGECLERRLLGAYERAGTDLFLIDAVTEDGRIGSTGRRLREADVLDLADQTDRPFLLAGGLRADSRDEFRSLVEHPRFFGIDVDTAARDRDGVFRPHLVRGIAQGWRTGRRPEEVM; this is encoded by the coding sequence GTGAACCCGCCGAACCGGGTCGTCCCCCACGAGCCCGCCGCGCGGGCCGTCACCTCTCCGCGGCCGGTGCTCAAGGTGTGCGGGGCGACGACGTTCCACGACATCGACGTGCTGGCGGAGGGCGGCGCCGATCTGGTCGGCCTGTGGCACGGGATACCCGGCGGCCCGGCCGACCTGCCGGCGGACCGGGTCGTGACGCTGGCCGGAGCCGCTCGGTCCACCGGACGGCTTCGGCCGGTCCTGGTGACGTTCCTCCGCGACGTGGCGGTCCTGCGCGACGTCGTGGCGCGGTCGGGGATCCGGTGGCTGCAACTCCACGCCTTCCAGCCACCGGCCGTGGTGCGCGCGCTGCGCGCGGCCCTCCCGTCCGAGGTCGCCATCGTCAAGGTGGTGCACGTACGCGACGGCGAATGTCTGGAGCGCCGGCTGCTGGGCGCGTACGAACGGGCGGGCACGGATCTGTTCCTCATCGACGCGGTGACCGAGGACGGTCGCATCGGCAGCACGGGCCGGCGGCTGCGCGAGGCGGACGTGCTCGACCTGGCCGATCAGACGGACCGGCCGTTCCTGCTGGCGGGCGGTCTGCGCGCCGACAGCCGTGACGAGTTCCGGTCCCTGGTCGAGCACCCCCGGTTCTTCGGCATCGACGTCGACACCGCGGCCCGCGACCGGGACGGGGTGTTCCGGCCGCACCTGGTGCGCGGGATCGCGCAGGGCTGGCGGACCGGCCGCCGGCCGGAGGAGGTCATGTGA
- a CDS encoding indole-3-glycerol phosphate synthase, which produces MTSRFIESLLAADRPLIMEIKRSDAHGGDLLAGRSIDEAVARYEAAGAPCISVVTGRWFGGDPSMLPQVAALTDRPLLQKDFITRRAQLHAAKRDGASAVLLTAALLPRSSMHGLVVACLSLGLTPFVEVTREEEIDAVPHADRCVIAVNNKDIRERERGPGDIERSVRLLPALMRSGTRCPVSASGIDDPATAARLLGLGFRGLLIGTSLLRSDDLPGWLDDLDARRKRERTPAGGGR; this is translated from the coding sequence GTGACTTCACGGTTCATCGAATCCCTGCTGGCCGCCGACCGGCCGCTGATCATGGAGATCAAGCGGTCCGACGCGCACGGCGGCGACCTGCTCGCCGGGCGGTCGATCGACGAGGCCGTGGCCCGGTACGAGGCGGCCGGCGCACCGTGCATCTCGGTGGTCACCGGGCGGTGGTTCGGCGGCGACCCGTCCATGCTGCCGCAGGTCGCGGCGCTCACCGACCGCCCGCTGCTGCAGAAGGACTTCATCACCCGGCGCGCGCAGCTGCACGCCGCCAAGCGGGACGGCGCCTCGGCGGTGCTGCTCACCGCAGCGCTGCTGCCGCGATCGAGCATGCACGGTCTGGTCGTCGCCTGCCTGTCGCTCGGTCTCACCCCGTTCGTGGAGGTCACCCGGGAGGAGGAGATCGACGCCGTCCCCCACGCCGACCGGTGTGTGATAGCCGTGAACAACAAGGACATCAGGGAGCGTGAACGCGGCCCCGGCGACATCGAGCGCAGTGTCCGGCTGCTTCCGGCGCTGATGCGCAGCGGCACGCGCTGCCCGGTCAGCGCGAGCGGCATCGACGATCCCGCGACCGCCGCCCGTCTGCTCGGACTCGGCTTCCGCGGCCTGCTCATCGGAACCTCGCTGCTGCGCTCCGACGACCTGCCCGGCTGGCTGGACGACCTGGACGCCCGGCGGAAACGGGAGCGGACGCCGGCGGGAGGCGGGCGGTGA